The region AAAAATAAAACTGCGATTCCAGAAAGTATTCCACCATTTTTGAGTGTTTTTTTCTGCTTGTTTTGCTGTGTTTTTGTTTGCCGAAATCAAACTTTTCAATCCATTATCCCAAGTATAAAAATCAGATTGATTGGTATTTAAATAAATTTCTAACGAATGTTTTTTGGATGGTTTTATGCTTGTTAATTTAAAACCTTTAAAATCGGTATCCTGATATTTCCCAAGATATGTTCCGTCTGGTTTTAAGTTATCGGCTTTCATAAATCCACCGAAAGTCAGATTCGCAATCGGATTCAGCATTTGGTCTTTGACCGATTCCATTTTTTGCTGTTTTACCGCAACATCAAAAACCGTGTTTTCTCGATTTCTGTGGTAAAATTTGATGCCGTTATTTTCAAACGAAATAGAATCTTTATAGGTAATAAGTTCTCCCTGAGGCGCCCATTTATAAGAATTGGCATTATTTTCCTTCCCTTTCGGATAACGGTTTTGATAACGCCAGCTTTCGTACGAAGCCGTCATTTGCAACGCATTTTTACTTTCTAAATCAACATGAATGATCGGTTTAAAAACATCTACCCAAAGTTTGATTTTAGTATCATTCTGCCCAACCAAAACATAACCATCTTTAAGTTTTAATTCCTGATGAAAACTGTTTTTCCCTTCAAACGGATTCGGCGTTAACGTTACTTTTACTCTTCCTAATTTCAGTAAAGTATTATGTTCATCAAAAGTCCCACTTCGTGAAAAATAAAAATACAAATCGCCTTTCTCTACCCAAACGTTCATACCAATATCACCGCCTCCCAAAGGCATAGATTCTGATGAATTATTGCTCTGCGTTGTCCAAACCTGATTGTAATTATCAAGCGCAGGGATTTGCGCTTTAAGGCAAAGCGTAGTGAAGAGAAGTAGTAATAGTATATTATTTTTCATCGTTTTTCTTTCCTGCAAGGTTTTTAAAACCTTGTAGGTATATTTTTTTATTTTCTCTCGCAGATTTAGCTGATTGAGCAGATTTATTATTATCTCATAAATCTGCCAAATCTGCGAGAGTTATAAATTAAGCGTGTCTAAATCTTTGTCGAGTTACTTGCGGAGATCCCTTGTTCCTCGGGATGACAAACTAGACGTTAAACTCATAATTCAAACACCTACAAGGTTTTGAAAACCTTGCAGGAGCATCCGTATATTACCACTCGTCTGTTCTAAACGAAGAAACCGGTAAACCGCCTGCGCTAAACAATTCCGCTTTAGCGAAATCTTTCCATAAATAACGAACTGCCACTGGATTTTTTACTTTATCAGAACTCAAAACCACTGATTTTCTTCTTACAACAGTTTTTGCCGGATAAAAAACTTTGTCTGTTCCCGCTATTTCAAAGCCTAAAACTTCTTTATCATAAGATGTAATTCCGTTATTAACATCATCAAAAGAAACCGTAACCGATCCATCTTTTATTTCCATTGATTTGTATTTCGGGCTTTCGAATTCGAAACCTTCAATTCCGTACGTTCTTGCCAAAGCTTGAAAAGCCAAACGGTTTCCTCCTTTTTCCTTATCCATTGGGTGAATGTTATTTTCTTCTCCAACATCCATTAAAACTGCCATTGCTGAATTTGGAATTTCCTTTGAAGCTCTAAACTGTGCTTCTCTCAAATAAGCTGAATTGTACTTTTCTAGATAATCTTTTGGATGAAATGAAGCGTAATTAAACGGCGCAATCTGAGCGAAATAAAAAGGAAAATCTCCCTGATTCCACAACGTTCTCCAACTGCTGACCATTTTCTTCATTAAAGCGGTATATTCAGAAGCTCTTTCATAATTCGACTCGCCTTGATACCAAATACAGCCTTTGATTCCATAACCAACTACAGGAGAAAGCATTCCATTAAACAAAGTCGTTGGAACACGATTTGGGTCTTTTGCTAATTCTTCTTTTGTGTTCGGAATTTTAGCGCTAGCAAAATCTTTCAGCATTTCTTTGTTCATCCAAGCTTCCATGCTTGAACCGCCATACGAAACGTGAATTAATCCCACAGGAACATTTAAAACTTCCTGTAAAAGCGATCCAAAATACCAAGCTGTTGCACTAAAATTGGAGGTTGATTTTGGAGAAGCTTCTTCCCATTTTCCTTCGAAATCCTGTAAAGGTTCCAAAACCGTTGCTCTTGGAATCGTAATTAAACGAATGTTTTTATTGGTTGATCTTACGATGATTTCGTTTCCGTTTTTAACAGGCTGTCCCTGAAAACCTTTTAATGGCATTTCCATATTTGACTGTCCTGAACAAAGCCAAACTTCGCCCAACAAAACATTTTTGATGGTTACTTTTTCGTTTCCTTCGGATACTTCAATCGTGTATGGGCCACCAAAAGAAACCGTTTTTAATTCTGTTTTCCACTTACCTGAAGCGTCTGCTTTTACTTTGTAAATCTTAGAATCCCAAGAAGTTTTGATTACGATGTTGGCATTCTTTTCTGCCCAGCCCCAAATTGGTGCGCTGGATTTTTGCTGCAGCATCATATTGTCAGTAAACAATGCTGGCAGTTTGATTTTTGCATTGATTTGAAAGGTTGCTAAAATCGTTAATAATGCAATAATTGTTTTTTTCATTTTCTATTTATTTTTTGCCACAGATTAAAAGTATTATTTGGATTTTTTTTATCGCCACGAATTCACGAATTTTCCTCAATTCTCCCCCTTTTTATGTGTACTTATTTTCTTTTTTAATTGCCTCCAGCTTTAGCTGGAGGATTATCAAATCTTTCTTCTCAATGGGCTTTAGCCAAACTAATTATTTGGCTAAAGCCCTGTTGTGGATTCTTCTAAACCTCCAGCTAAAGCTGGAGGCAATTAACTTTTTTCTTTGTCAAAAAAAAAAATCTTTTTTAATCCTTTAATCTGCGGCTAAAACTTATTTTTCTTTTACGATACTTACTGGCCCCAATAAACCTGCTTTCAACAACGGTTCTCCTTCTAAACGAAATGGCGCTGTTGTCCAAGTTAATCTCTCTTCTTTTGGCAATTTTTGATCGCCAATTAATCTGTTTCTCCAGGTATTTGTGATTTTAATTTCTATTGTATTTTTTCCTTTTTGTAAAGCTTTTGAAATATCAGTTTTGAAAGGGAAAGTCCAAAGTGTTCCGCAATCTTTTCCGTTGATTTTGATTTCGGCAATATTTGAGATTTCTCCTAAATCCAACCAGATTTTATCTGTGTTTTTTCCTTTCCAAACAAAATCTTTTCTGTAAATCACAGTCCCTGAATAATATTTAATCTGATCATTTTCAGAAGTACTCCAATCAAAAAGCTTGTTTGTTTTTACCACTTCTTTCGGGCCTTTAAAAGCTGAATCAAACTGCAATTCCCAATTTTCATCTAAAGTCTGAACTTTTTCAAATTCAGAAGATTTTCCATGTGCTAAAACTTCTTTCGTTTCTCCTTTAAAAATCACAAAACCAGATTCGTTGGCATCTAAAGCTATCGAAACAATTGTTCTTCCGTTTTCTATTTTCCAATTGGCTAAAGTCGAAGTTTGATCTGTTACAGGATTGTACCATTGTGGCACTTTTCCAGCTATTCTGAAAGACGCATCAAATGTTCTTTTTTCTCCTTTTTGATTGGAAATAAAATAAACATCTTCCGTATTCGATTTACGATGTGTCCACGCCAATGTTTCTGAATCAGCTCGGTTTAAATTTGGAAAATAAACGTCTTGTGTGATTCCGATGGAAGTAAAATCATTTCCTAAATACGGTAATTTAATAACTGTACCTTTTCCTATTTTCCATGTTGATGAATTAGAATTATTCCAGATTTCTTCAATTACATTCTGCCATTTCTTTTGATCGGCTTCTGATTGAATTCCCGGCTGAATATTTGGTTTTTCATTTACAAAAATGGTTGCACCGTCTTTTAGCAATTGTAATATTTTTTCGGCGGAAGCCAAAGAAAGCATCTTATTGGGTGCCATTTTATGACTTCCCGGAAAGAATAAAGCGCCGTATTCAATTCCGCCCTCAAATGAAATTTTTCCATTTACCACTTTCGCACGATTAATTAAAACATCGGCATTGAAAGAATCGTATTGATATCCATTTAGCGGATTAATCCATTGGGATAAATCAGTTATGTTTTTAGAATAGGTCACTTCTTTCGGCATTTTAGCCGTTGGCTGACCTTCATTTTCTAAACGGATTTTCTCGCTTTCTAATCTTTCCTTTCCAAAAACATTGGGCATAAAAGGCACTAAACGATCAGGCACAAAAGAACGAGAAGGAAAATCTTCACCAATAAAAACCGCCAAGTCGATTACAGGTTTTCCTTTTTGCAACTGAAACTGTACTCTTTGGCAATAATCAAACCAAGCTTTTCCAGGTTTCCACCAAGTTTGGTCTCTTTGGAAAAAAGTTCCGATATCATCCAAAGTCATTCCTGGTTTCCTGTCCGTCCACGGATTATGTACAAAAACATGATAAAATAAACGGTTAATTCCTAAGGCATAATTGCGGTCTGCTGTTGTTTTTAGATTTCCGGGATGTTCGTCCCAATCCATTCTCAGCGCTGTAAAAGATTCTGCCTGAATAATATCTTTTCCGTAAATATGTCCGCCCGAAATGGCATCGATCATATCAAAAGGTTTGTCGTGTGTCGGGCTTTTCAGCCAAAATTCACCACCTGGATAATCGACATATTTATAATGCAGCAAAGCATCACTCATCATTGTTGGCGCAACGTTTTCTGAACTTAACTTAACGTTATATTCTTTGGCAATCTGAGCGACAGTTCCGTAGAAATTATCAGCTACTAAATCGGCAATTGTTTTGCGAACATCGTATAAAACTTTCTCTGAAAAATCGGCATTTTCTATCGGAATTCCAGCCATAACTGGAAGATATTCTACAAGATCGTAGCCACGTCTCTTTTTAAATTCAGCCTGAAAAACCGAAGACCAATTTTGGCTTCCACATTCCCAGCTGTCAAAATGCAGAATTTCTAAAACTTTTGAAGCTAATTCGGGCCCGGCCGAGCGAACGGCTTCCCCAAACCAATGATCCAACTGAAAACGAATTAATTCTGGATCGAATTTATCAACTTCCAGTCCTTTTCCTGCTCCGCCAGTGGCATTTTCATGTCCTGTCGAAGTATGTCCCATTCGGATGATTTTCCACTTTCCTTTTGGTGCTTTCCAGTTCAAATTTCCTTCCGCATCAACAAAATTCGAAATATTGATAATTTCTGATTTTTTGAATGTATCAGAGTTTGGAATTTCTTTTTCTGTAGTCTGTGGAGTCAAACGCCAAATCGCTCCTGATTTCCCTTCGTAATTATCAATCAGAGATTGATTTGAAAGGGTTATTTTACTCACTTTCAAATTTTGTTTCCACTTCGCAAAATCCAAATCTTCTGCTCCAGGTTCAGTTCCTTTTGGATCATAAACAAATCTGAAATATTTTGCCGTAACAGGCGTAATGGTGTGTGTATTTGGGAAATCCATATCCTGCCAACCGTGACGTGGTGCAATCATTCTTTCGTGGAATCTAAAATTGACTCCATCATCACTCACTTCTACAATCAGACGCTGTGCCTGAAAATCTCTTCCTTTGGTTTCAATCACAATAGATTTACAGGTAAAAGGCTGTGCAAATTCATACTGAATCCAACCTGCATCAGCAAACTTGAAGTTTTCATCTTTTTTAGGATCAGCCAAAAACGAGGCATCGGTATTGTTTGATGTCGTTACTTTTGGCAATTGAATTTGCGAAGTAATTTGGTATTCCTTTATCGGAATAGCAAAAGTAGCAATGTCTTTATAATAATCTTTGTAATGCTCTGGAACTGGTAATTTCGAAACAACTTTTTTACCTCCTAAAATTTCAATCGTTGACCAGACTACTTTCTGCATTGACATTTCTGGGGTAATCCACGGCCCTCCTGCAACAGCAAATCCGTCAGCTCCGTGAAAAGCTAGTTTCAAACCTAAACGATCTGCTTCTTTGAAAGCCCAATGAATCATATCCCAAAATTCAGGACTCAACTGTAAAACCGGCGGGTCTATCAATGGCGGATTGGCTGGACCTTTAATAGTCATTAAATAAGCGCCCGCAATGCCGGCTTGTTTCATGGCTTCTAAATCGGCTGTGATTCCTGCTTTAGAATACGCCGATTTCATCCAATACCAATACACCCAAGTTTTGGAGGATTCTAATGTTGGTTGAAAAGATTCTTTTTTATAGACTTCCTGTGCAGAGACAATACTTGCAAGGAGAAGGATAAAAAAGAGGTGTTTTTTTTGAAACATTATTCTTTGTTTTTTTTATAATCTGTTTTATCTGCCAAATCTGCGGGAAAAATTTACTCTCGCAGATTTGGCTGATTTGGCAGATTTTTTACTTTTTTTTCGTCTTTTTTGTCATTTCGACGTAAGGAGAAATCTTCGTGAGTAGCTCCGCATGGTAGATCACCTTTGTAGAGTTTCTTGCGAAGATTTCTCGCCCCTCGAAATGACAAACTGTACCTTAAACTTTTAGTTCTTAATTTTAAAATTATCAATTATCAATTATCAATTATCAATTATCAATTACTAATATTTAAACTTCTTCAAACTACTTTCCAACTGATTCTTAGAACCGCTGAAAGGCATTAAATAAAAACTATATTGATAATATCCTGATTTAATCTGATACTGCTCTAAAGGCTGTGCAACCAATGTCCAGCTGTCATTTCCTCCTACTCCCATTTGGATTAAATCGATATTTACAGTCAAGAATCCCGGATCTTTCAAATCGTATGTATGACCAGATGAACTCAAGTTTTCTTGTGTATACGGCCATGCGCTCATGCTTAGAACTTTGGTATCGTTTACAACTAAAAATCCGTTATTTTTCTGTGGGGTACTTAATGCCATCCATCTCACATCACATCGGTTTCCATTTTCCTGTGGTTTTGGGTAATGTTCAATAAAATCATTTATTGGAAGCGAATATTTCCCAACAAACGAACCAAAACTTCTATCGCTGTAATTTTCCAGTTCGCCTTTTCCGTACCATGAAATTTGGTCGAAACTTCTTTTAACTCCCATTTGCATTCCGATCTTTGGAATGTTTGGCAGTTTGTCTGATGCTTTTAAGCTGTAATCTACTTTTATTAGTCCATTTGGTAAAATATTGTAGATTACTTTTACACTTGCGCTGTCTTTTATGACTTCGTAATCGCTTGTAACCTTAATTTCAGAAACCGATTTGTCAATTTTAATATTGACCAATTTTGGTTTTGCTTTGTACCATTGTTTCAGCAGTTTTTGCGATTTCCATCCACGTTTATCGTTGTCTGTAAGCGGTCTTACGAAGTTTGGTAATAGCGGTGCAAAAACTTGTTCTTCTCCGTTAAAAATATAAGAACTCAAAGCTCCGTTTGTTTTTCCAATTGTAATGTCAAAAGTTTTTCCTTTGATTTTGAAATCGGAATCTGATTCAGAAACATTCAGCGTTTCTTTTTTAGATTCTGGAGAAACGACTTTTTTCTTTTTCAATATAAACTGATCTTCCGCGACAGCGTAACCTTTTGATGCCCAAAGCTCGTCTTTTGAAAGTTGGAATTCTATATTTAAAATATATTCGGCATCGGCTTTCATTTTTGGAAGATAAGAACTGATATCTAAAGTTGTTGATTGCCCTGCTTCTACTCTTAACGGTTTTAAAATCTGAGTTTTAACTACGTTTCCATTTTCCAACACTTTTAAAACTGGAATATATCCTTCTAAAGATTTAACGGCCTGACGATTTTTGATTTCTAACTGATTTCCATTTAAAGTCGAAATCGCTGGCTGATACACCCATTTATTCTCAAAAATAGAACCTTTTGGTTTTCCGTTAGAATCTACAATTCCTTTTGTATTAAAGTTTCCGTCATGATATTTTTCGCCAAAATCTCCTCCGTGCGCAAAATAATTCTGACCTGATCTCGAATCGAATTTCAAGATTCCCTGATCTTTAAATTCCCAAATACAGCCTCCAATAACTCTTGGAAGCGAACGGAATTCATCCCACAATTCTTTTAAATTTCCAACTGAATTTCCCATTGCATGAGAATATTCCACAAAAATAATTGGACGTGTATCTTTCTTTTGATCTACTAAAAATTTAGGTGTGAAAACACCCGGATAAAAACGGCTCACCATATCGACATACGAATCATCCTGCGGATTTTCAAATCGATACGCGTGATCGATTGTTTTTGGATATCCTGGATCAAGCGGATCAATATATCCGTCTAATTTGGCATTTCCCTGCGCTGGTTCATAATGAACTGGACGTGTAATATCAAAATCATGAACC is a window of Flavobacterium crocinum DNA encoding:
- a CDS encoding sialate O-acetylesterase; translation: MKKTIIALLTILATFQINAKIKLPALFTDNMMLQQKSSAPIWGWAEKNANIVIKTSWDSKIYKVKADASGKWKTELKTVSFGGPYTIEVSEGNEKVTIKNVLLGEVWLCSGQSNMEMPLKGFQGQPVKNGNEIIVRSTNKNIRLITIPRATVLEPLQDFEGKWEEASPKSTSNFSATAWYFGSLLQEVLNVPVGLIHVSYGGSSMEAWMNKEMLKDFASAKIPNTKEELAKDPNRVPTTLFNGMLSPVVGYGIKGCIWYQGESNYERASEYTALMKKMVSSWRTLWNQGDFPFYFAQIAPFNYASFHPKDYLEKYNSAYLREAQFRASKEIPNSAMAVLMDVGEENNIHPMDKEKGGNRLAFQALARTYGIEGFEFESPKYKSMEIKDGSVTVSFDDVNNGITSYDKEVLGFEIAGTDKVFYPAKTVVRRKSVVLSSDKVKNPVAVRYLWKDFAKAELFSAGGLPVSSFRTDEW
- a CDS encoding glycosyl hydrolase, whose translation is MFQKKHLFFILLLASIVSAQEVYKKESFQPTLESSKTWVYWYWMKSAYSKAGITADLEAMKQAGIAGAYLMTIKGPANPPLIDPPVLQLSPEFWDMIHWAFKEADRLGLKLAFHGADGFAVAGGPWITPEMSMQKVVWSTIEILGGKKVVSKLPVPEHYKDYYKDIATFAIPIKEYQITSQIQLPKVTTSNNTDASFLADPKKDENFKFADAGWIQYEFAQPFTCKSIVIETKGRDFQAQRLIVEVSDDGVNFRFHERMIAPRHGWQDMDFPNTHTITPVTAKYFRFVYDPKGTEPGAEDLDFAKWKQNLKVSKITLSNQSLIDNYEGKSGAIWRLTPQTTEKEIPNSDTFKKSEIINISNFVDAEGNLNWKAPKGKWKIIRMGHTSTGHENATGGAGKGLEVDKFDPELIRFQLDHWFGEAVRSAGPELASKVLEILHFDSWECGSQNWSSVFQAEFKKRRGYDLVEYLPVMAGIPIENADFSEKVLYDVRKTIADLVADNFYGTVAQIAKEYNVKLSSENVAPTMMSDALLHYKYVDYPGGEFWLKSPTHDKPFDMIDAISGGHIYGKDIIQAESFTALRMDWDEHPGNLKTTADRNYALGINRLFYHVFVHNPWTDRKPGMTLDDIGTFFQRDQTWWKPGKAWFDYCQRVQFQLQKGKPVIDLAVFIGEDFPSRSFVPDRLVPFMPNVFGKERLESEKIRLENEGQPTAKMPKEVTYSKNITDLSQWINPLNGYQYDSFNADVLINRAKVVNGKISFEGGIEYGALFFPGSHKMAPNKMLSLASAEKILQLLKDGATIFVNEKPNIQPGIQSEADQKKWQNVIEEIWNNSNSSTWKIGKGTVIKLPYLGNDFTSIGITQDVYFPNLNRADSETLAWTHRKSNTEDVYFISNQKGEKRTFDASFRIAGKVPQWYNPVTDQTSTLANWKIENGRTIVSIALDANESGFVIFKGETKEVLAHGKSSEFEKVQTLDENWELQFDSAFKGPKEVVKTNKLFDWSTSENDQIKYYSGTVIYRKDFVWKGKNTDKIWLDLGEISNIAEIKINGKDCGTLWTFPFKTDISKALQKGKNTIEIKITNTWRNRLIGDQKLPKEERLTWTTAPFRLEGEPLLKAGLLGPVSIVKEK
- a CDS encoding glycoside hydrolase family 2 TIM barrel-domain containing protein, with the translated sequence MNNNIKPMFTSKSKYNNPFFRLRFLTYTFYIVLFTNFTQAQSVTGEPAGVPELHKKYEFAPWEDPTITSINRQPSRATAYSYASVEDALKGDRTKSRIQMLNGDWDFKYAVNLKEASKDFYKNTVSGWDKIEVPSNWEMKGYDNPIYKSAVYPFRPINPPYIPKDYNGVGSYQRSFTVPENWKDMTVTLHFGAVSSGFEVWLNGEFLGYGEDSFLPSEFDITPYLKAGENVVSVRVIRWTDGSYLEDQDHWRMSGIQREVFIMAEPKLRIQDFFVQTKLDKQYTDAIFKLRPKVENLTGAKIKDYTMNVQLYDANNTAMFKEPLQRPVIDLINESYPRLDNVRFGFFQETIKNPKKWSSEEPNLYTMVISIKDKNGNVTEAKSCKIGFRSIEFSKENGKMLINGKETYVYGVNRHDHHPTRGKAVTREDIKQDITTIKKFNFNFIRTSHYPNDPYFYELCDQYGIMVMDEANQETHGIGGKLSNDPLWTNAYMERIIRMVERDKNHPSVVMWSLGNEGGKGPNHSAMSGWVHDFDITRPVHYEPAQGNAKLDGYIDPLDPGYPKTIDHAYRFENPQDDSYVDMVSRFYPGVFTPKFLVDQKKDTRPIIFVEYSHAMGNSVGNLKELWDEFRSLPRVIGGCIWEFKDQGILKFDSRSGQNYFAHGGDFGEKYHDGNFNTKGIVDSNGKPKGSIFENKWVYQPAISTLNGNQLEIKNRQAVKSLEGYIPVLKVLENGNVVKTQILKPLRVEAGQSTTLDISSYLPKMKADAEYILNIEFQLSKDELWASKGYAVAEDQFILKKKKVVSPESKKETLNVSESDSDFKIKGKTFDITIGKTNGALSSYIFNGEEQVFAPLLPNFVRPLTDNDKRGWKSQKLLKQWYKAKPKLVNIKIDKSVSEIKVTSDYEVIKDSASVKVIYNILPNGLIKVDYSLKASDKLPNIPKIGMQMGVKRSFDQISWYGKGELENYSDRSFGSFVGKYSLPINDFIEHYPKPQENGNRCDVRWMALSTPQKNNGFLVVNDTKVLSMSAWPYTQENLSSSGHTYDLKDPGFLTVNIDLIQMGVGGNDSWTLVAQPLEQYQIKSGYYQYSFYLMPFSGSKNQLESSLKKFKY